The Flavobacterium johnsoniae UW101 genomic interval ATTTTGAATTTAAAGTAACGGTAAATACGCCGTGGGAATTGTTTCCGCTGATTAAGGAACATCCTAGATTGGAAATTCTTTTTCATAGTGTTCACTATATCGATTGCATACGTTCGTTTATGGGAAATCCTAAAAGTGTGATGGCAAAAACAGCCAAACATCCGCTTAAAAAATTGTCATCGAGCCGTTCTACGATTATTTTAGATTATGGCGAAGACAAACATGTGGTGATCAATACAAATCACGATCATCATTTTGGACCAAATCATGAAGAAAGCTATATAAAATGGGAAGGCACAAAAGGCGCTATTAAAGCCAAAATGGGACTATTAATGAATTATCCTGACGGACTTCCTGACATTTTTGAATATGCGATTGAGGATGAAAAAGGCCAGTACGAATGGAAAAAAGTAAACCTTGAGGGTTCATGGTTTCCAGAAGCCTTTATAGGAACGATGTCTAATTTAATGCGCTTTAAAGAAGGCTCGGATTCTAAATTATTGGCAAGCGTTCAGGACGTTTTAGATACCATGAAGGTCGTTGAAGCCTGCTATATCAGTAACACAAACGGAGGAATTTTAATTTAAGTCTTAAAGTCAAAAGTCGAAAGTCTTAAAGTTTCGTTTATTAAACTTTACAACTTTCGACTTTCGACTTTGGACTTTCGACTTTCGACTTTCGACTTTACAACTTTCAAACTAAAAAATATATGTATTTCAAATCAACATTTTTTGAAGATTATCAACTTGAAGATAAAAGAGTTACATTAGGCAGAACCATTACAGAAACAGATTTTGTGGTTCATGCCGGACATACGGGAGATTTTTTCCCGCATCACATGGATGAAGAATGGTGTAAAACACAGCCATTCGGACAGCGTATTGCGCACGGAACTATGGTTTTTGCCATTGGTATCGGCTTGACAGCATCAGAAATAAATCCTGAAGCTTTTTCAAGAGGATACGACAAAATGCGTTTTGTAAAACCGGTTCATATTGGCGATACAATCCATTCTGAAATTACAATTTCTGAAAAAGGCGAAGCCAAAAATCCAGAAATGGGAACCGTAACAGAACATGTCGAAATCATTAACCAAAGAGGTGAAGTGGTTTTGGTATGTGATCATCTTCTTTTGGTCAAAAAGAAATAATTCTTTTTGAGGTACAAAGGTTCAAAGTTGCAAAGGGACAGAGGTTTTCCTCTCAATACCTTTAGAAAAGACGCACTACAGTACGTCTCTACAGAAAAAACCTTTGAACCTTTGTACCTCAGAACCTTAGAACCTTTAAAAAAAACTATCTAACAAATGCAAGTAACAAACCAAACAGGCGATCTTCACGAAGTGCCAAACGAAGGCGGAAAAACCAACTATCTTCTGCCATTTATTTTAATTACCAGTTTATTTTTCCTTTGGGGAATGGCGCATAATCTGGATTCTATTTTAATTCCGCATTTAAAAAAGGCGTGTGAATTAAACAACCGTCAGTCGACATTGATTGATACTTCGGTGTTTTTTGCTTATTTTATAATGGCGATTCCTGCGGGAATGCTCATTAAACGATTTGGTTATAAAAACAGTATTATTACCGGATTATTAGTTTTTGCAGCGGGAGCATTTTTATTCGTTCCAGCAGCCAATACCAGAACCTATGAATTGTTTTTATTCGCTTTATTTGTAATTGGATGCGGCTTAACAATTTTAGAAACAAGTGCCAATCCGTATGCAGCAATTTTAGGCCCTGCTGAATCTTCTTCTAAAAGACTGAATTTAGCGGCTTCTTTCAACGGATTAGCAGCTATGGTAGCTCCAATTGTGGGTTCTCTATTTATACTTTCCGGAAAAAATCATACTCCGGAGCAAATGGCAGCAATGCCGGAAGCTGAAAAAGCATCGTATTTATTAGGCGAAGCTGCTGCTGTAAAAATGCCTTATATCATTTTAGGAAGTGTATTGGTTATAGTGGCGATTATATTCTACTTTATGCATTTACCTTCGATGAAACCACAACATACTGAAGCCGAAGTAAAACCGGGATTTTTCTCTGTTTTAAAGTTTCGCCATTTAAGCTGGGCAGTTGTAGCACAGTTCTTTTATGTAGGTGCACAGGTTTGCATTACGAGTTTTTTTATTAGAATTGCACAGCAGGGTGCTCATTTAGACGAAAAAACAGCTGGATATTATCTTGGTATTTATGGCTTCTTGTTTATGGCAGGACGTTTTATTGGTACTTTCTTCTTGAAGTTTGTAAAAGATTACACATTGCTTTCTATTTATTGTGCTGCAAGTATCATACTTTGTTTGTTAGCGATTTACGGAACCGGAATTGTAGTTATTTATGCTTTAGGCGGTATCGGATTTTTTATGTCGATTATGTTTCCAACTATTTTCTCTTTAGGATTGGTTGGTTTAAAATCAAATACTGAAACGGGTTCATCATGGCTGGTAATGTCAATTGTGGGCGGAGCAATCCTTCCATACGGAATGGGAACTTTAATTGATATGAAACACGACGATATTCAGGCTGGATACATTATTCCGCTTTTGTGTTTTGTGATTATTTTATCGTTTGGTTTATATGGTCATAAAGTAAAAAATAATTGAATTGTGAATTGTGAATTGACAATTTAAAAAAATAAAAAACGCCTCGTATTGAGGCGTTTTATTTTTTTATTAATTAGCGGCGATTCCCTTGTGAATGATCGTGGTCTTTATCTGATTTGTGGCTGTTGTTTTTTCCGCTGCTGTTTCCTTTTTCTTTGTTATCAGATTTTTGCTTTCCTTGAGATTTGTTTTTTACCGGTTTTTCTCCTCTGTTTTTCTGAGGCTGTCCTTTGTAACCTTTTGGATAATTAGCTCTGTGTTTACTGTGATAAGTATAAGGAGCATCTCCTCTATAATCTGTTAACACCACCTTATAACCTGAATACAAATCATATTGTCTGTATCTTGAAGGAAGTCTTTTTTCACGCATCCATTTTCCTCCGTTATCGTAAATAAACACACTTTGGTTTACATCATAATACACATCGATGTCTGGTAAATAATAATATCTGTCGTCGTCATAACCTTGTGGTCCCCAGCTTGGAGGTGTTCCAATATTTACATTAATTGATACTTGTGCATGAGCAAAAAATACACTCATAAATAATACTGAGGCGAATACTAACTTTTTCATGTTTTTAGAATTTAGGGATTAATTTCATTTAGAAACTAATCTAAAGTAGTGCCAATATTCGCGTTTACAGAATGCATTATACAGAACCGCCAAACCAATCGACGAACAGTGTTTTTTAACCGATATAGATTTAAAATTAAAAACGCCTCATTGCTGAGGCGTTTTTAGTCATGTTTAAACTTAACTGAATGGCGGATAATCGTAATCTTAACAATTCAAAGTTAAATACAATTTTTAGTATTAAATTATTATTTAGACCAAGGTTATATTTTTAACGACCAACGTTAATTATTTATAGGAAAATATTTATTTCCATCCTCCGCCTAAAGCTCTGTATAAGTTTACAACGGCTTGTAATTTTTGTAAATTATCATTAATACCGCTTAACTGTGCTGCCAGTAAATTTTGTTCAGAAGTTAATACGTCTGTATAATTTGTTGCTGAACTGTATTCAAGAAGCTGCTGTGTAAAATCGACTGCTTTTTCTAAAGCTTCAATTTGTTTTTTTCTTGAATCTTCTTTTTCGACTGCCATTTGGTATGAATACAAAGCATTAGAAACTTCCTGACCCGCTGTTAAAAGACTTTGCTGGAAATTATTATAAGCCTGTAATTGTTGTGACTGTGCTGTTGTTAATCTGAGCTTGTTTTTACCCTGATTAAAAATTGGCTGTGTTAATCCTCCAATAATAGAATAAAAAATAGAATTAGTAAAGAAATCTTTTAATTCTAAATTCGAAAAACCGCCGCTTGCCGTAAGCGTTAAACTTGGATAAAAATAGGTTTTAGCCAGATTTGTAGATTCAAAAGCTACTCTGAAATTAAATTCAGCCTGACGAACATCAGGACGGTTTTCTAATAACTGAGAAGAAACTCCAATTGCAATGTTTTCCGGAATAACCTGAGTTTCTAATTCTCCTCTGTCAATTGGTCCCGGAGCTTGCCCTAATAAGATATTCAAAGCGTTTTCGGTTTCGCGTATACTTTGTTTTAAATCCGGAATTAAAACTTCTGCTGCATGCTGATTGGCTTCACTCTGTACAACTGCCGCTCCTGTTACAATTGCTCCTTCTTTTAAAGCTTTAATTGTTTCAACATTTTTAATACGGCTTTCTAATGTTTCCTGAGTGATTTTTAACGATTTATCGTAAGCCAAAAGCATAAAATAATTATTGGCAATATCAGAAATTAATTGTGTCTGAATGGCTTGTTTGGCAGCATCTGTGGCTAAATAACTAGCTAAGGCCGCTCTTTTAGAACTGCTTAGTTTTCCCCAGATATCAGCTTCCCAAGACGTACTTACACCTAATTTATAAGTTGTAGTCAGGGTATTGATATTAATTCCGGCAGGAAAGTTAAGCCCCGCTTCTGACTGTTTCGTGTGCGTTGCACTTGCATCCAGCTGTAATGTTGGGTAATAAGCCAGTTTACTCTGGCGCAATGAAGCTCTTGCCTGTACTATATTTTCAATAGCATTTTTCAGGTTCAGGTTTTGATCTAATCCTTTCTGGATTAAAGCATTCAGCTTTTCGTCATTAAAAACACTCTGCCACGGCATATCAGCAATTGTAGTCGTATCGGCAGAAGCCTCATCACGATACAGCTTGTCTGTCGAGAGTGCAGCTGGACGTTCGTACTTTTTGGTAATTGAGCACGCACTTAAAAGCGCGGCTGCAATTACCATAAGAATATATTTATTTGAACTATTCGTCATCTCTTTTTAATTAAATTTTACTCTTTGTGAGCTTCTATTAACTGAATTTCATCCTCATCATCGTCGTCATCATCATAACCATCTTTTGCCGGACCGCTTACTTTTTCTTGTAAAGTCTGGAAAATGATAAATAAAACCGGAATAACAAATACTCCTAAAATGGTTCCAATTAACATACCTCCAACTGCTCCAGTACCAATCGATTTGTTACCCACGGCACCTGCTCCAGTAGCAAACATTAAAGGCACAAGTCCAAGAATAAAGGCAAACGAAGTCATCAAAATTGGTCTTAAACGCGCTACGGCTCCTTCAATTGCCGCTTGTACAATTGGCAGACCTTTACGCCTTCTGTCTAAAGCAAATTCGACAATCAAAATACCGTTCTTGGCAAGAAGCCCGATAAGCATGATTAAGGAAATCTGAAGGTAAATATTACTGTTTAGTTTGAAAATAATCGAGAATAAATATGCTCCTGCTAATCCAAACGGAATCGAGAATAATACCGCAAATGGTAAAATATAACTTTCGTACTGCGCACTTAATAAGAAATAAACGAAAACCAAACATAAAATAAAGATGAAAATCGTTTCTCCTCCAGAAGCTAATTCCTCACGTGTTAAACCTGAAAATTCATATCCATAACCTGCAGGAAGGTTTTCTGCAGCTACTTCCTGAATTGCTTTAATTGCATCTCCAGAACTGTAACCAGGTTTTGGCGCTCCGGTAATCGAAATAGACGTAAACAAGTTAAATCTTGAAATCGATTCAGGACCAAAAACCCTTGTCATTTTTACAAACTCAGTAATTGGAGCCATGTTTCCGGCACTGTTACGAACGAAAATCTTATTTAATCCTTCTGTATTAGCTCTAAATTCTGGAGCTGCCTGAACCATTACACGGTATTGTTTACCGAATTTATTGAAATTCGAAGCATACAATCCACCATAATACCCCTGCATAGTCGATAAAATAGTATTTACCGAAACTCCTGCATCTTTAGCTTTCGCCAAATTAACATCCATCATATATTGCGGGAAACCAGGGTTAAATGGTGTTGTTGCATATTGTATTTCCGGACGTTCTGCTAATTTAGCAAGGAATTCATTGTTTACTTTATAGAATTCAGCAGTTGTATGTCCTCCTTTATCCTGCAGCTGGAATTCAAACCCGCCGCTTTGTCCAAAACCTTGAATAGTTGGCGGCGAAATAAAGAATATATTAGCCTCACGAATACCGCTTGTTTTTGCAAAAAGCTGTCCGATTACATCATCAACACTTAAATCACGTTTGTCCCACGGATATAATTTTACAATTACCATACTGTAAGCACTACCCGCTCCGGCGGTAAAGTTCTGCCCTACGATACGAAGTGTATTTTTAACTCCCGGAATAGTTTTCGCAATACTGTCTACCTTTTTTGCCATGATATCTGAACGTTCCATAGAAGCAGACGGCGGTAAGCTGATATTGGCAAAAACAGTTCCCTGATCTTCTGAAGGAACGAATGCAGACGGTGTCGTTTTCATCATATAAACCAATGCAACACCTGCAATTACAATAGATGCTAAAGCAATCCATTTTTTAACCGAAAGAAACTGAACCGATCTTTTGTACTTTCCTGTTACATTATCAAAC includes:
- a CDS encoding Gfo/Idh/MocA family protein, with the translated sequence MNIPYKPLLPETKQPIIIIGASGIVKDAHLPAYKMAGFTVFGITNRTIAKAHDLAKDFEIEYVFENVAEAVKNAPSNAVYDITVLPDQYIEILEQLPDGAAVLIQKPMGNDLAQAREIVEVCERKNLVAAINFQLRFSPFVSAARYLINEGLIGDLYDFEFKVTVNTPWELFPLIKEHPRLEILFHSVHYIDCIRSFMGNPKSVMAKTAKHPLKKLSSSRSTIILDYGEDKHVVINTNHDHHFGPNHEESYIKWEGTKGAIKAKMGLLMNYPDGLPDIFEYAIEDEKGQYEWKKVNLEGSWFPEAFIGTMSNLMRFKEGSDSKLLASVQDVLDTMKVVEACYISNTNGGILI
- a CDS encoding MaoC/PaaZ C-terminal domain-containing protein; this encodes MYFKSTFFEDYQLEDKRVTLGRTITETDFVVHAGHTGDFFPHHMDEEWCKTQPFGQRIAHGTMVFAIGIGLTASEINPEAFSRGYDKMRFVKPVHIGDTIHSEITISEKGEAKNPEMGTVTEHVEIINQRGEVVLVCDHLLLVKKK
- the fucP gene encoding L-fucose:H+ symporter permease; translation: MQVTNQTGDLHEVPNEGGKTNYLLPFILITSLFFLWGMAHNLDSILIPHLKKACELNNRQSTLIDTSVFFAYFIMAIPAGMLIKRFGYKNSIITGLLVFAAGAFLFVPAANTRTYELFLFALFVIGCGLTILETSANPYAAILGPAESSSKRLNLAASFNGLAAMVAPIVGSLFILSGKNHTPEQMAAMPEAEKASYLLGEAAAVKMPYIILGSVLVIVAIIFYFMHLPSMKPQHTEAEVKPGFFSVLKFRHLSWAVVAQFFYVGAQVCITSFFIRIAQQGAHLDEKTAGYYLGIYGFLFMAGRFIGTFFLKFVKDYTLLSIYCAASIILCLLAIYGTGIVVIYALGGIGFFMSIMFPTIFSLGLVGLKSNTETGSSWLVMSIVGGAILPYGMGTLIDMKHDDIQAGYIIPLLCFVIILSFGLYGHKVKNN
- a CDS encoding efflux transporter outer membrane subunit; the protein is MTNSSNKYILMVIAAALLSACSITKKYERPAALSTDKLYRDEASADTTTIADMPWQSVFNDEKLNALIQKGLDQNLNLKNAIENIVQARASLRQSKLAYYPTLQLDASATHTKQSEAGLNFPAGININTLTTTYKLGVSTSWEADIWGKLSSSKRAALASYLATDAAKQAIQTQLISDIANNYFMLLAYDKSLKITQETLESRIKNVETIKALKEGAIVTGAAVVQSEANQHAAEVLIPDLKQSIRETENALNILLGQAPGPIDRGELETQVIPENIAIGVSSQLLENRPDVRQAEFNFRVAFESTNLAKTYFYPSLTLTASGGFSNLELKDFFTNSIFYSIIGGLTQPIFNQGKNKLRLTTAQSQQLQAYNNFQQSLLTAGQEVSNALYSYQMAVEKEDSRKKQIEALEKAVDFTQQLLEYSSATNYTDVLTSEQNLLAAQLSGINDNLQKLQAVVNLYRALGGGWK
- a CDS encoding efflux RND transporter permease subunit; its protein translation is MFKRFIQRPVLSTVISVIIVILGVLGLIELPISQYPDIAPPTVNVAASYTGANADVVLKSIVIPLEEQINGVENMTYMTSTATNDGNASIKVFFKVGTNPDLAAVNVQNRVSRATSLLPVEVTQAGVTVTKSQSSNLLIFSLYSDDKAYDQTFLQNYAKINLVPQIQRVVGVGDVTVFGAKDYSMRIWLKPDVMQQYKLIPSDISAALAEQNIEAAPGKFGENGNQAFQYVIKYKGRLTSAKEFEEIVIKSVGNGQMLRLKDVAKVELGSLSYASTIKTNGVESAAMAISQTPGSNARDVIINSKKLIEEAAKSFPKGMKYTIMVDVNENLDASIEKVIHTLIEAFILVFIVVFIFLQDFRSTLIPAIAVPVAIVGTFFFLNLFGFTINLLTLFAMVLAIGIVVDDAIVVVEAVHAKLDHGYKSAKKATIHAMNEISGAIISITLVMAAVFIPVTFITGSTGVFYKQFGITLAVAIILSAVNALTLSPALCALLLKPHGDDHEHKTTYLQRFYTAFNVAFDNVTGKYKRSVQFLSVKKWIALASIVIAGVALVYMMKTTPSAFVPSEDQGTVFANISLPPSASMERSDIMAKKVDSIAKTIPGVKNTLRIVGQNFTAGAGSAYSMVIVKLYPWDKRDLSVDDVIGQLFAKTSGIREANIFFISPPTIQGFGQSGGFEFQLQDKGGHTTAEFYKVNNEFLAKLAERPEIQYATTPFNPGFPQYMMDVNLAKAKDAGVSVNTILSTMQGYYGGLYASNFNKFGKQYRVMVQAAPEFRANTEGLNKIFVRNSAGNMAPITEFVKMTRVFGPESISRFNLFTSISITGAPKPGYSSGDAIKAIQEVAAENLPAGYGYEFSGLTREELASGGETIFIFILCLVFVYFLLSAQYESYILPFAVLFSIPFGLAGAYLFSIIFKLNSNIYLQISLIMLIGLLAKNGILIVEFALDRRRKGLPIVQAAIEGAVARLRPILMTSFAFILGLVPLMFATGAGAVGNKSIGTGAVGGMLIGTILGVFVIPVLFIIFQTLQEKVSGPAKDGYDDDDDDEDEIQLIEAHKE